One Acidobacteriota bacterium DNA segment encodes these proteins:
- the pilM gene encoding pilus assembly protein PilM — protein MQLGLGNLEHLVPERVRRSVWFRPRYPLVALELREDAVVAARLGRRHGTYHLLGHGHRSLPEGVFSTSMMRSKVGSSQELGEAISEALTRAGAEGASRVSVALPDTVARAFVVDFQDLPSAPREVENLIRWRLKKSVPFPLEQARLSWVQLGRGDDSRAQLLVALAPDEGLSVIENLVRAIGLRVGLIDLSSFSTFNALRVDGQLDDSRRGDTAVLSATPSYYSLIILRRGKLIFYRARSYHVQGAYQGEESLRVVARELRSSLSYYEEHLLGEGLARTLVRVVGIQAPGILQVARDAGCGEVVMASMQRAVAELQAAPDEDVPDLLPVVGLALRREP, from the coding sequence ATGCAACTTGGGCTGGGCAACCTCGAGCACCTGGTCCCCGAGCGGGTTCGCCGGTCGGTATGGTTCCGGCCGCGCTATCCGCTGGTGGCCCTCGAGCTGAGGGAGGACGCCGTGGTGGCTGCCCGCCTCGGGCGGCGACATGGAACTTATCACCTGCTCGGACATGGGCACCGCTCTTTGCCGGAAGGGGTCTTCTCGACCTCGATGATGCGCTCCAAGGTCGGCTCGAGCCAAGAGCTGGGAGAGGCCATCAGCGAGGCGTTGACCAGGGCCGGTGCGGAAGGGGCCTCGCGGGTCTCCGTGGCCTTGCCGGATACCGTCGCGCGGGCCTTCGTGGTGGATTTCCAGGATCTGCCCTCGGCGCCCCGGGAGGTCGAGAATCTGATTCGCTGGCGGCTGAAAAAGTCGGTTCCGTTTCCGCTGGAACAGGCGCGTCTTTCCTGGGTCCAACTCGGTCGTGGGGACGATTCCAGGGCCCAGCTCCTGGTCGCACTGGCCCCCGACGAGGGCCTGTCGGTGATCGAGAACCTGGTCCGTGCGATCGGTTTGCGGGTGGGGCTGATCGACCTCTCCTCGTTCTCGACCTTCAACGCGTTGCGGGTCGACGGGCAACTCGACGATAGCCGACGCGGCGATACGGCTGTGCTCTCCGCGACACCCAGCTACTACAGCCTGATCATCCTGCGTCGTGGCAAGCTGATTTTCTATCGCGCTCGCAGTTATCATGTCCAGGGAGCCTACCAGGGCGAGGAGAGTCTAAGGGTGGTGGCTCGCGAGTTGCGTTCCAGCCTGAGCTACTACGAGGAGCACCTGTTGGGAGAGGGGCTGGCCCGTACCCTGGTGCGCGTCGTCGGGATTCAGGCTCCCGGAATTCTCCAGGTGGCGCGGGATGCCGGTTGCGGAGAGGTCGTGATGGCATCGATGCAGCGGGCCGTCGCTGAACTTCAGGCGGCTCCCGACGAGGATGTCCCCGACCTGCTTCCCGTCGTGGGCCTGGCGTTGAGGAGGGAGCCGTGA
- a CDS encoding type II secretion system F family protein produces the protein MPDYRCRLGTPSGEIVERDYTASDPQTLRRELERQDFLVLGIQRRSAVLTAMGDLFRRKKKVKVGDFLIFNQQFAALIRAGLPITEALSLLIERRSNPVLRQVLEDVRDRVRTGESLSEAFGAQQAIPGLYASTLASGERSGEIDTVLRRYIHYAQTVSGVRRRVVGAMVYPAILLTLLCGIIVVLLVYVLPAFQGFFAEIGSEMPWITRMVIAASDLLRGHWLAIITILFFSVTGVTVWKRTPAGARLLEGLLYRTPVAGSIARRLVMARFSRTLSTLVAGGIPLVTCLEIVARAVETPIYREAIESITSRVREGAALWASMEESGLFPEMMVEMVKVGESSGALAEMLEHVAEFNDEEISVQIQRAESLVEPLMLVAMAVVVGVMLLAIYYPLLSAYANSSQF, from the coding sequence ATGCCTGACTACCGCTGTCGGCTCGGCACCCCCTCGGGAGAGATCGTCGAGCGTGATTACACGGCCAGCGATCCCCAGACCCTCCGTCGGGAACTCGAGCGCCAGGACTTCCTGGTTCTGGGGATCCAGCGGCGGTCGGCGGTTCTCACCGCCATGGGTGACCTTTTCCGGCGCAAGAAAAAGGTCAAGGTAGGGGACTTTCTGATCTTCAACCAGCAGTTCGCGGCTCTCATCCGTGCCGGCCTGCCGATCACCGAGGCGCTGAGCCTGCTGATCGAGCGGCGGAGCAATCCCGTGCTGCGCCAGGTGCTCGAGGATGTGCGGGACCGGGTACGAACGGGAGAGTCCCTTTCGGAAGCCTTTGGCGCCCAGCAGGCGATTCCCGGCCTGTATGCCAGCACCCTGGCCTCCGGTGAGCGGAGCGGCGAGATCGACACGGTTCTCCGGCGTTACATCCACTACGCCCAGACCGTCTCGGGCGTACGCCGCCGAGTGGTCGGCGCGATGGTCTACCCGGCGATTTTGTTGACCCTGCTCTGTGGGATCATCGTCGTTCTGCTGGTCTATGTTCTGCCGGCTTTCCAGGGTTTCTTCGCGGAAATCGGCTCCGAAATGCCCTGGATCACCCGGATGGTGATCGCCGCCTCGGACTTGTTGCGGGGGCACTGGTTGGCGATCATCACGATCCTCTTCTTCTCCGTGACAGGTGTGACGGTGTGGAAACGAACACCCGCCGGTGCCCGGCTGCTCGAGGGATTGCTCTACCGCACCCCCGTGGCGGGGAGCATTGCCCGCCGGCTGGTGATGGCGCGCTTCTCCCGCACCCTGAGTACACTGGTCGCCGGCGGCATCCCGCTGGTGACGTGTCTCGAAATCGTGGCCCGCGCCGTGGAGACGCCGATCTACCGGGAGGCGATCGAGAGTATCACCAGCCGGGTGCGTGAAGGCGCGGCCCTGTGGGCCAGCATGGAGGAAAGCGGCCTCTTCCCCGAGATGATGGTCGAGATGGTGAAGGTCGGCGAGTCTTCCGGAGCGTTGGCCGAAATGCTCGAGCACGTGGCGGAATTCAACGACGAGGAAATTTCGGTCCAGATTCAGCGGGCCGAGTCGCTGGTCGAGCCGTTGATGCTCGTGGCGATGGCCGTGGTCGTCGGTGTGATGCTGCTGGCGATCTACTACCCGCTGCTTTCCGCTTACGCCAACAGCTCGCAGTTCTGA
- a CDS encoding GspE/PulE family protein has protein sequence MTDTTNSGQPIAAATDTINEEVEARQRAERLGLDFVQLQDFEIDHELFESVPVELMFRYHFIPFRMQDERLQIVVSDPTDVLMIDELELLLGHPVDVSVGTRSAIQEILKRSESSQRVLDEATEELKIQVVREADDGEEVLSIDRITADQSPIVKLVDSTIFNALQRRASDIHFETREREVIVKYRIDGVLYQAMEPIDKRFHQAVISRIKVMSELDISEKRIPQDGRFKLRIKEKTIDFRVSIIPAVYGEDCVIRILDKESASEKFKTLSLEVCGFEDDVKAKVRKFIGEPYGMFLVTGPTGSGKTTTLYAALSEIYNSEDKIITIEDPVEYQLQGITQIPVNEKKGLTFARGLRSILRHDPDKVMIGEIRDEETANIAIQSALTGHLVFTTVHANNVIDVLGRFLNMNVEPYNFVSALNCVLAQRLVRMICANCRVQMQPTDQLLEESGLDPAQYRDRPWYEGRGCIECHGTGYRGREAISELLDLSDQIRELILDRRPAAQIRRQAEAEGMRPLRQSALLKAMAGKTTLREINKVTFVE, from the coding sequence ATGACCGATACGACCAATTCCGGGCAGCCCATCGCAGCCGCCACCGACACGATCAACGAGGAGGTGGAAGCCCGTCAGAGAGCCGAGCGCCTGGGGCTCGATTTCGTCCAGCTGCAGGATTTCGAAATCGATCACGAGCTTTTCGAGTCGGTGCCGGTCGAGCTGATGTTCCGCTATCACTTCATCCCTTTCCGGATGCAGGACGAGCGTCTGCAGATCGTCGTTTCGGATCCGACCGACGTGCTGATGATCGACGAGCTGGAGTTGCTGCTGGGGCACCCGGTGGACGTGTCGGTCGGCACCCGTTCGGCGATCCAGGAGATTCTCAAGCGGTCGGAGTCGTCTCAGCGGGTCCTCGACGAAGCCACCGAAGAGTTGAAGATCCAGGTCGTGCGCGAGGCCGATGACGGCGAGGAAGTTCTTTCCATCGACCGCATCACCGCCGACCAGAGTCCGATCGTCAAGCTCGTGGATTCGACGATCTTCAACGCGCTGCAACGGCGCGCCTCGGACATCCACTTCGAGACTCGTGAGCGTGAAGTGATCGTCAAGTACCGCATCGACGGCGTGCTCTACCAGGCGATGGAGCCGATCGACAAACGCTTCCACCAGGCGGTGATCTCGAGAATCAAGGTGATGTCGGAGCTCGACATCTCGGAGAAGCGCATTCCCCAGGACGGCCGCTTCAAGCTGCGGATCAAAGAGAAGACGATCGACTTCCGCGTCAGCATCATTCCCGCGGTCTACGGTGAGGATTGCGTCATCCGTATCCTCGACAAGGAGTCCGCCAGCGAGAAATTCAAGACCCTCAGCCTCGAGGTCTGCGGCTTCGAAGACGACGTCAAGGCCAAGGTCCGAAAGTTCATCGGCGAGCCCTACGGCATGTTTCTCGTGACCGGGCCCACCGGTTCCGGAAAAACGACCACGCTCTACGCGGCTCTCTCGGAGATCTACAATTCCGAGGACAAGATCATCACCATCGAAGACCCGGTGGAGTACCAGCTTCAAGGCATCACCCAAATTCCGGTCAACGAGAAAAAGGGCCTGACCTTCGCCCGTGGACTGCGTTCGATTCTGCGACACGATCCGGACAAGGTGATGATCGGAGAGATCCGGGACGAGGAGACGGCCAACATCGCCATCCAGTCGGCGCTGACCGGGCACCTGGTGTTCACCACTGTGCACGCCAACAACGTGATCGACGTGCTCGGCCGGTTTCTCAACATGAACGTCGAGCCCTACAATTTCGTCTCGGCCCTCAATTGCGTGCTGGCTCAGCGCCTGGTGCGTATGATTTGTGCGAATTGCCGGGTGCAGATGCAACCCACCGACCAGCTCCTCGAGGAGTCGGGCCTCGATCCGGCCCAGTATCGTGATCGGCCGTGGTACGAGGGGCGTGGCTGTATCGAGTGCCACGGCACGGGGTATCGGGGCCGCGAGGCGATTTCCGAACTTCTCGACCTTTCGGACCAGATCCGAGAGCTGATCCTCGATCGTCGTCCGGCGGCTCAGATCCGGCGCCAGGCGGAGGCCGAGGGGATGCGCCCGCTGCGTCAGTCCGCCCTGCTCAAGGCGATGGCCGGGAAAACGACGCTGCGGGAGATCAACAAGGTAACCTTCGTGGAATGA
- a CDS encoding NFACT family protein, giving the protein MEPLSLLAGFPLLSGGLVSRRLERVLPVERHGLHLVFDGPGPGLRLDLEPLPGAAVLCRSAPPRVRGGRSAWPDLAAWADRELPGAVAVSLHLSLTPFGVGLALESGCRIALVADRRGGAIVLTAASGESRRLGISEDDLCPVDHRRLARTLRRWAESVPRIGAPAAAEDLLALVPALGRRGSRRVADVAAADPRRLDGWLSWVEDGGSGRLAEALEAIYHLQAASVTDLRHRRALAAAVAARIRRHRRALAALEREERKAADPEQVRRRALALLSAAGRLGPPGADGWVVPDPWNAERSLRIEPPPGVSRPAQAAERLYERARKQERGRERREQRRRQLGAEVEALTRLAAALERAAGRADIEALEQRLEALGITLAAERVSGGGRPARKSGGAPAARVLFSPGGLRILAGRSGEQNDHLTFRVAAPEDLWFHVRGYAGAHVLLQCGGRREIAEADRLFAARLAAAWSQAPRGEKVEVHVARRKHLRRPKGGRPGQVVVRKGQVLLVTAERPPGSE; this is encoded by the coding sequence ATGGAGCCCCTCTCTCTGCTTGCCGGATTCCCGCTCCTGTCCGGCGGTCTGGTCTCCCGCCGCCTCGAGCGGGTCCTTCCCGTCGAGCGCCACGGCCTGCATCTCGTCTTCGATGGCCCCGGTCCCGGTCTCCGGCTCGATCTCGAGCCCCTGCCCGGTGCGGCTGTGCTCTGTCGTTCGGCGCCGCCCCGTGTTCGAGGCGGGCGCTCGGCCTGGCCCGATCTGGCGGCCTGGGCCGACCGGGAACTTCCCGGCGCCGTCGCCGTCTCCCTGCACCTGTCCCTGACGCCTTTCGGGGTGGGGCTGGCACTGGAAAGCGGCTGTCGGATCGCCCTGGTCGCCGATCGCCGCGGCGGGGCGATCGTCCTGACCGCCGCGTCGGGCGAGAGTCGCCGGCTGGGAATCAGCGAGGACGATCTGTGCCCTGTCGATCACCGGCGGCTGGCCCGCACCCTTCGCCGCTGGGCCGAATCGGTGCCCCGGATCGGAGCGCCGGCTGCGGCCGAGGATCTTCTCGCGCTGGTCCCGGCCCTGGGTCGGCGGGGCAGCCGGCGGGTGGCGGATGTGGCGGCGGCGGATCCCCGCCGCCTGGATGGGTGGCTCTCCTGGGTCGAAGACGGCGGTTCGGGACGGTTGGCCGAGGCTCTCGAGGCGATCTACCACCTGCAAGCGGCGTCGGTGACGGACCTCCGGCATCGCCGGGCTCTGGCGGCCGCCGTGGCGGCGCGCATCCGGCGCCACCGCCGGGCACTGGCGGCCCTCGAGCGGGAAGAGCGCAAGGCCGCCGACCCCGAGCAGGTGCGCCGCCGGGCCCTGGCCCTGCTTTCCGCCGCGGGGCGGCTGGGGCCTCCCGGCGCCGATGGATGGGTCGTGCCCGATCCCTGGAACGCGGAGCGCAGCCTGCGCATCGAGCCGCCTCCGGGCGTGTCCCGTCCCGCCCAGGCGGCCGAGCGCCTCTACGAGCGGGCTCGCAAGCAGGAACGCGGCCGGGAACGCCGGGAGCAGCGCCGGCGGCAACTGGGCGCCGAGGTGGAAGCGCTGACCCGGCTGGCCGCGGCTCTCGAGCGGGCCGCGGGGCGCGCAGACATCGAGGCCCTCGAACAGCGACTCGAGGCCCTGGGCATCACCCTGGCCGCAGAGCGGGTGAGCGGCGGGGGGCGTCCCGCCCGCAAGAGCGGGGGGGCGCCGGCGGCCCGGGTGCTTTTCAGCCCGGGCGGTCTGCGGATTCTGGCCGGGAGGAGCGGGGAGCAGAACGACCACCTGACCTTTCGCGTGGCGGCGCCGGAGGACCTCTGGTTTCACGTCAGGGGCTATGCGGGGGCGCATGTGCTGCTCCAGTGCGGCGGCCGGCGGGAGATCGCCGAGGCGGACCGCCTTTTCGCCGCCCGGCTGGCGGCGGCCTGGAGCCAGGCGCCGCGAGGCGAGAAGGTCGAGGTGCACGTCGCTCGGCGCAAGCACCTCAGGCGCCCCAAGGGGGGCCGACCCGGACAGGTGGTGGTGCGCAAGGGGCAGGTCCTGCTGGTCACGGCCGAGCGGCCCCCCGGGAGCGAGTGA
- the lon gene encoding endopeptidase La produces the protein MSEMTTRDPVRIPKTLPVLPLRDMVVYPFIIAPLSIARVASIRAVDTALSGNRMVLLVTQKERDEDAPGQDDLYPVGTVAVIMRMLKLPDERIRVLVQGVCRARLTGLETGGPHLVARVEPLLEPPADSGSETPLECEALMRTVKKALERGVNLGKNLPSEVQVIANNLEDPGRLADLVASNLELDAAQAQQVLEIIDPLERLRSVAQQLKRELDLLSMQHEIDSLARDEIDRSQREYYLRQQMKAIRNELGEGSELEEEIDEIREKIGNRDLPEAVREEIERELRRLERMHPDAAESATIRHHLEWLVELPWDVETEDNLELGPAKEILDEDHYGLDPVKERIIEYLAVRKLKERHRGPLLCFVGPPGVGKTSLGRSIARAMGRKFVRVSLGGVRDEAEIRGHRRTYIGSMPGRIIQSIRQAGSRNPVMMLDEVDKLGNDFRGDPQAALLEVLDPEQNNSFRDHYLGVSFDLSQVMFIATANLMDTIHPAFRDRMEVIRIPGYTEEEKLEIAKRHLIPKQVEENALSVETVRFSEGAVRELINRYTREAGLRNLERRIAAIARKVARKVAEGRRAPTRISASSLEAYLGPPPPQAEDRLEGSLVGVATGLAWTAAGGDVLSIEALKMKGKGRLHLTGQLGAVMKESGQAALSWARSRAAELGLEEDDFSGHDIHVHVPEGAIPKDGPSAGITMATVLVSVLTDRPVRRDVAMTGEITLRGRVLPVGGVKEKVLAARRAGAKTVILPRANEKDLHDLPRVARRELEFVFVESMEEVLAVVLAEPPAAAESRVDAREDRALVSG, from the coding sequence ATGTCCGAGATGACGACCCGCGATCCGGTGAGGATCCCCAAGACGCTGCCCGTGTTGCCCCTTCGGGACATGGTGGTCTACCCCTTCATCATTGCCCCGCTCTCCATCGCCCGCGTGGCCAGTATCCGCGCCGTGGACACCGCGCTGTCGGGCAACCGCATGGTGCTGCTGGTGACCCAGAAAGAGCGGGACGAGGATGCCCCGGGGCAGGACGATCTCTACCCGGTGGGCACGGTCGCCGTGATCATGCGGATGCTCAAGCTGCCCGACGAGCGCATCCGCGTGCTGGTCCAGGGTGTGTGCCGGGCCCGGCTCACGGGCCTCGAGACCGGCGGCCCCCACCTCGTGGCCCGGGTCGAGCCTCTGCTCGAGCCTCCGGCGGACAGTGGCAGCGAGACCCCGCTGGAGTGCGAGGCGCTGATGCGGACGGTCAAGAAGGCCCTCGAGCGCGGCGTGAACCTGGGCAAGAACCTGCCCTCGGAAGTGCAGGTGATCGCCAATAACCTGGAAGATCCGGGGCGGTTGGCCGACCTGGTGGCCTCGAATCTGGAACTGGACGCCGCCCAGGCCCAGCAGGTGCTGGAAATCATCGACCCCCTCGAGCGCCTGCGCTCGGTGGCCCAGCAGCTCAAGCGGGAACTCGACCTGCTCTCGATGCAGCATGAGATCGATTCCCTGGCCCGGGACGAGATCGACCGCTCCCAGCGCGAGTACTACCTGCGCCAGCAGATGAAGGCGATTCGCAACGAACTGGGTGAGGGCTCGGAACTCGAGGAGGAGATCGACGAGATCCGGGAGAAGATCGGGAACCGCGACCTGCCCGAGGCCGTGCGGGAGGAGATCGAGCGCGAACTCCGCCGACTCGAGCGCATGCACCCGGACGCCGCCGAGAGCGCGACGATCCGGCACCACCTGGAATGGCTGGTGGAATTGCCCTGGGACGTGGAAACCGAGGACAACCTGGAGCTCGGTCCGGCCAAGGAGATCCTCGACGAGGATCATTACGGCCTGGACCCGGTCAAGGAGCGGATCATCGAGTACCTGGCCGTGCGCAAGCTCAAGGAGCGCCACCGGGGCCCCCTGCTCTGCTTCGTCGGGCCTCCGGGAGTGGGCAAGACCTCCCTCGGGCGTTCCATCGCTCGGGCCATGGGCCGCAAGTTCGTGCGAGTCTCTCTTGGCGGAGTTCGGGATGAGGCCGAGATTCGCGGTCATCGGCGGACGTATATCGGTTCGATGCCGGGGCGCATCATCCAGTCGATCCGGCAGGCCGGATCGCGCAACCCGGTGATGATGCTCGACGAAGTCGACAAGCTGGGCAACGACTTCCGCGGCGACCCCCAGGCCGCGCTGCTGGAGGTTCTCGACCCGGAACAGAACAACTCGTTCCGCGATCACTACCTCGGGGTGAGCTTCGATCTCAGCCAGGTGATGTTCATCGCCACCGCCAACCTGATGGACACGATCCACCCGGCCTTTCGGGACCGGATGGAGGTGATCCGCATCCCCGGTTACACCGAGGAAGAGAAGCTCGAGATCGCCAAACGCCACCTGATTCCCAAGCAGGTCGAGGAGAACGCCCTGAGCGTGGAGACCGTGCGGTTCAGCGAGGGGGCGGTGCGCGAGCTGATCAACCGCTACACCCGCGAAGCGGGGCTGCGGAACCTCGAACGACGCATCGCGGCCATCGCCCGCAAGGTGGCCAGGAAGGTCGCCGAGGGGCGGCGGGCGCCGACCCGCATTTCCGCCTCCAGCCTCGAGGCTTATCTGGGGCCGCCGCCTCCCCAGGCGGAGGACCGGCTCGAAGGCAGCCTGGTGGGCGTCGCGACGGGCCTGGCCTGGACCGCCGCGGGGGGCGACGTGCTCTCCATCGAGGCGCTGAAGATGAAGGGTAAGGGCCGTCTCCATCTGACGGGGCAACTCGGCGCGGTGATGAAAGAATCGGGACAGGCGGCCTTGAGCTGGGCCCGCTCGCGGGCCGCAGAGTTGGGGCTCGAAGAAGACGATTTCTCGGGTCACGACATCCACGTCCACGTTCCGGAGGGGGCGATTCCCAAGGATGGTCCCTCGGCGGGAATCACCATGGCCACGGTGCTGGTCTCGGTGCTCACCGACCGGCCGGTGCGGCGGGATGTGGCGATGACCGGCGAGATCACCCTGCGGGGCCGGGTGTTGCCCGTCGGCGGCGTCAAGGAGAAGGTTCTCGCCGCCCGCCGGGCGGGGGCGAAGACGGTGATCCTTCCCCGGGCCAACGAGAAGGACCTCCACGACCTGCCCCGGGTCGCCCGGCGGGAACTGGAGTTCGTCTTCGTCGAGTCGATGGAAGAAGTGCTGGCCGTGGTCCTCGCCGAGCCCCCGGCGGCCGCCGAATCGAGGGTGGATGCCCGGGAGGACCGGGCGCTGGTGTCCGGCTGA
- a CDS encoding RNA polymerase sigma factor, producing MTGGDRELVIRAVRGERAAFDGLIAPRWGRIYRIALRITGNREEAEDVAQQACLRLWNRLGSFRIGEDLDAWIYRMVVNLAIDALRREKARPELSAIGSGTVERPAEPVDQAAGPEQRVLARELERALEAVTADLPPRQKAVFVLTRIEGFSAAETARLLDVAPSTVRNHLFQLRAQIARRLRQDYPGLLGIDPGDQT from the coding sequence ATGACGGGCGGCGACAGGGAACTCGTGATCCGGGCGGTTCGGGGCGAGAGGGCTGCCTTCGACGGGCTGATCGCGCCGCGCTGGGGGCGGATCTACCGCATCGCCCTGCGGATCACGGGAAACCGGGAGGAAGCCGAGGATGTGGCGCAGCAGGCCTGCCTGCGACTCTGGAACAGGCTCGGATCCTTTCGGATCGGTGAGGACCTCGATGCCTGGATCTATCGCATGGTCGTAAACCTGGCTATCGACGCCCTGCGGCGCGAAAAGGCCCGCCCGGAGCTTTCGGCCATCGGGTCGGGGACCGTCGAGCGTCCCGCCGAGCCTGTCGACCAGGCTGCCGGTCCCGAGCAGCGGGTGTTGGCGCGGGAACTGGAGCGGGCCCTCGAGGCGGTGACCGCCGACCTGCCTCCGCGGCAGAAGGCGGTCTTCGTGCTGACCCGGATCGAGGGCTTTTCGGCCGCCGAAACCGCTCGACTTCTGGACGTGGCCCCGTCCACGGTTCGCAACCATCTCTTCCAGCTCCGGGCCCAGATCGCCCGGCGCCTCCGGCAGGATTACCCGGGCCTGCTGGGTATCGATCCTGGAGATCAGACATGA
- a CDS encoding lysylphosphatidylglycerol synthase transmembrane domain-containing protein — protein MWRRIVSWVSGPLLAAFFLWLCLRGVSLHDLGTQVRGAHPLWLAFSALTVVVHLILRSWRWRTLLRSVRAKIPYRELLSATSIGYMASLLPGRVGEVLRPALLARRADLPFPPALATVGVERAVLDLLAVLAFGAAALVLPAGVSGLSAGADPLLLARLRVAGGAVLAGALVALVLTMLLARHRESVGAWLETRRQTMGRLPRLVTGWLASLLPGLATFSTMRGALRLAWETLLVWLVIGVGIQAGIHSTGVAVPPGAFLLMLPILAAGIGIPTPGGTGTYHLAMMLGLSKLFGVDEAAALGAGVVVHAVTWLPVLAMGGGFIVAGGLGRRDGGRGPADASGAVAP, from the coding sequence ATGTGGCGTCGAATCGTCTCCTGGGTGTCGGGCCCGCTGCTGGCAGCCTTCTTTCTGTGGCTCTGCCTGCGAGGCGTGTCCCTGCACGACCTGGGGACCCAGGTTCGCGGCGCCCATCCCCTCTGGCTGGCCTTCTCCGCCCTGACGGTCGTCGTCCACCTGATCCTGCGCTCCTGGCGCTGGCGCACCCTGCTGCGGTCCGTGCGGGCGAAGATCCCCTACCGGGAGCTGCTTTCGGCCACTTCCATCGGTTACATGGCCTCGCTGCTGCCCGGCCGGGTGGGCGAGGTCCTGCGGCCTGCGCTGCTGGCCCGCCGTGCGGACCTCCCCTTTCCGCCGGCGCTGGCGACGGTGGGCGTGGAACGGGCGGTGCTCGACCTGCTGGCTGTGCTGGCCTTCGGAGCGGCGGCGCTCGTGCTGCCCGCCGGCGTCTCGGGACTCAGCGCGGGGGCTGATCCCCTGTTGCTGGCTCGCCTGCGCGTGGCCGGAGGCGCCGTGCTGGCCGGGGCCCTGGTGGCCCTGGTGCTGACGATGCTCCTTGCCCGGCACCGGGAAAGCGTGGGGGCCTGGCTCGAGACAAGACGGCAGACGATGGGCCGCCTGCCCCGCCTGGTGACCGGCTGGCTGGCTTCGTTGCTTCCGGGGCTGGCGACCTTTTCCACCATGCGGGGCGCCCTGCGCCTGGCCTGGGAGACGCTGCTGGTCTGGCTGGTGATCGGCGTGGGCATCCAGGCGGGCATCCACTCCACCGGCGTCGCCGTGCCGCCGGGGGCGTTTCTGCTGATGTTGCCGATCCTGGCCGCCGGTATCGGGATTCCCACGCCGGGGGGCACAGGCACCTACCACCTGGCCATGATGCTCGGCCTGTCGAAGCTCTTCGGAGTGGACGAGGCGGCGGCCCTGGGGGCCGGCGTGGTCGTGCACGCGGTGACCTGGCTGCCGGTGCTCGCCATGGGAGGCGGGTTCATCGTGGCCGGTGGCCTGGGCCGCCGTGACGGCGGCAGGGGGCCTGCCGATGCTTCTGGAGCGGTGGCCCCATGA
- a CDS encoding Hsp20/alpha crystallin family protein, whose translation MKQKLQSAQLEVARIQSEINRLFETLLRLRDGGASVGAWSPAVDVAETAEELRVEVELPGVEPSSLKVSARGGRLLVQGDRPSSQLRKIPGAHVLHDEREYGPFEVEIPLATAVNTHRAKADLARGVLRIQLPKVPNRRGEAVSIAIDTGKR comes from the coding sequence ATGAAGCAGAAGCTGCAAAGCGCCCAACTCGAGGTGGCCCGGATCCAGAGCGAGATCAATCGGCTCTTCGAGACCTTGCTGCGCCTGCGGGACGGGGGGGCCTCGGTCGGAGCCTGGTCCCCTGCCGTGGACGTGGCGGAGACCGCCGAAGAATTGAGAGTCGAGGTCGAGTTGCCCGGGGTCGAGCCTTCGTCGTTGAAGGTTTCAGCCCGCGGGGGGCGCCTGCTCGTGCAGGGAGATCGCCCTTCCAGCCAGTTGCGCAAGATCCCAGGGGCCCATGTGCTCCACGATGAGCGGGAATACGGCCCGTTCGAAGTGGAGATTCCCCTGGCGACAGCGGTCAATACCCATCGTGCGAAGGCGGACCTTGCCCGGGGCGTGCTTCGCATCCAACTTCCCAAGGTGCCCAATCGACGGGGCGAGGCTGTGTCCATCGCCATCGATACCGGGAAGAGGTGA
- the nrdR gene encoding transcriptional regulator NrdR, with protein sequence MKCPFCNANDDRVVDSRESAHGEVIRRRRECLGCQRRFTSYERIEEVPAMVIKKDGRRELFDPQKLLAGLLKACEKRAVPRRSLESLVADISALVQEASDRELATEVIGQKVAEGLRRLDQVAYVRFASVYREFQDVEEFLDEIRGLVGRGKGREREEP encoded by the coding sequence ATGAAGTGTCCCTTCTGCAATGCGAACGACGATCGAGTGGTGGATTCCAGGGAATCCGCCCACGGGGAGGTCATTCGCCGCCGCCGGGAATGCCTGGGTTGTCAGCGGCGCTTCACCTCCTACGAGCGCATCGAAGAGGTGCCGGCGATGGTGATCAAGAAGGACGGCCGGCGGGAACTCTTCGACCCGCAGAAGCTGCTGGCGGGCCTGCTCAAGGCCTGCGAAAAGCGCGCCGTGCCGCGCCGCAGCCTGGAGTCCCTGGTGGCGGATATCAGCGCCCTGGTCCAGGAAGCCTCGGACCGGGAACTGGCCACCGAGGTGATCGGGCAGAAGGTGGCCGAGGGGTTACGCCGGCTGGACCAGGTGGCCTACGTTCGCTTCGCCTCGGTCTACCGGGAGTTCCAGGACGTCGAGGAGTTTCTCGACGAGATCCGCGGCCTGGTGGGGCGCGGCAAGGGAAGAGAGCGGGAAGAGCCATGA